From the Theobroma cacao cultivar B97-61/B2 chromosome 2, Criollo_cocoa_genome_V2, whole genome shotgun sequence genome, one window contains:
- the LOC18609362 gene encoding uncharacterized protein LOC18609362 isoform X1 translates to MAEDSRGRVTITLGRRGQVVKRAGPASDVDFSDSLPVAGSKRSVRDRLGSNVDGSLLRGNQLNNKRQRGDGHTPSLNTNGLNDVRIGKDDLRLKLMQKNVFRRAQSDDNQKVMDLREKLSRMGQPPLNSYEARQRMPESRETSILGRIPSTRSADDLPRMTSSRSSFSPWTLDHLRQRSPDRVMGVSRGISPPTNAEELQRRPLNRTYDNVRAVPYMGKDVLDAPRPVSTASFVTKSTVPTTSAKPMPPGRPIPPPSSIVQKSSYSGDEQQTVEGLLHSLGLGKYVILFKAEEVDMTALKQMGENDLKELGIPMGPRKKILLALLPRTKRQP, encoded by the exons ATGGCAGAAGATTCGCGGGGCCGTGTCACTATCACTCTCGGTCGTCGCGGCCAG GTGGTGAAGAGGGCAGGACCTGCATCAGATGTTGATTTTTCTGATTCTCTGCCTGTTGCTGGAAGTAAGCGGTCTGTAAGAGATAGGTTAGGAAGCAATGTAGATGGCTCCTTGTTGCGTGGAAACCAGCTCAACAACAAAAG ACAAAGAGGGGATGGTCATACACCAAGCTTGAACACTAATGGTTTGAATG atgTTCGCATTGGTAAAGATGACCTTCGCTTGAAACTCATGcaaaaaaatgtgtttagaCGGGCTCAGAGTGATGATAACCAGAAGGTCATGGACCTCCGTGAAAAGTTGTCAAGAATGGGACAGCCTCCACTTAACAGTTATGAGGCACGGCAGCGAATGCCTGAATCAAGGGAAACCAGTATCTTGGGCAGAATTCCTTCCACAAGAAGTGCAGATGATTTGCCTCGCATGACCTCATCAAGAAGTTCTTTTTCTCCTTGGACCTTAGATCATTTAAGACAACGATCACCAGACAGAGTAATGGGTGTTTCTAGGGGTATATCTCCCCCAACAAATGCTGAAGAGCTACAGAGAAGGCCACTGAACAGGACGTATGACAATGTGAGAGCAGTTCCATACATGGGCAAAGATGTTCTTGATGCTCCAAGGCCTGTGAGTACAGCATCTTTTGTTACAAAGTCCACAGTGCCTACCACTTCGGCAAAGCCTATGCCACCAGGTCGCCCAATTCCTCCTCCAAGCAGCATTGTACAAAAAAGTTCATACTCT GGAGATGAACAACAAACTGTTGAAGGCTTGCTACATTCACTGGGGTTGGGAAAATATGTCATCCTTTTCAAGGCAGAGGAA GTGGATATGACTGCATTGAAACAGATGGGGGAAAATGACCTGAAAGAGCTAGGAATACCTATG GGCCCTAGGAAAAAGATTCTTCTTGCTCTTTTGCCCCGTACCAAAAGGCAACCATGA
- the LOC18609362 gene encoding uncharacterized protein LOC18609362 isoform X2: MAEDSRGRVTITLGRRGQVVKRAGPASDVDFSDSLPVAGSKRSVRDRLGSNVDGSLLRGNQLNNKRQRGDGHTPSLNTNGLNDVRIGKDDLRLKLMQKNVFRRAQSDDNQKVMDLREKLSRMGQPPLNSYEARQRMPESRETSILGRIPSTRSADDLPRMTSSRSSFSPWTLDHLRQRSPDRVMGVSRGISPPTNAEELQRRPLNRTYDNVRAVPYMGKDVLDAPRPVSTASFVTKSTVPTTSAKPMPPGRPIPPPSSIVQKSSYSGDEQQTVEGLLHSLGLGKYVILFKAEEVDMTALKQMGENDLKELGIPMYPAANQGADDNICRP; encoded by the exons ATGGCAGAAGATTCGCGGGGCCGTGTCACTATCACTCTCGGTCGTCGCGGCCAG GTGGTGAAGAGGGCAGGACCTGCATCAGATGTTGATTTTTCTGATTCTCTGCCTGTTGCTGGAAGTAAGCGGTCTGTAAGAGATAGGTTAGGAAGCAATGTAGATGGCTCCTTGTTGCGTGGAAACCAGCTCAACAACAAAAG ACAAAGAGGGGATGGTCATACACCAAGCTTGAACACTAATGGTTTGAATG atgTTCGCATTGGTAAAGATGACCTTCGCTTGAAACTCATGcaaaaaaatgtgtttagaCGGGCTCAGAGTGATGATAACCAGAAGGTCATGGACCTCCGTGAAAAGTTGTCAAGAATGGGACAGCCTCCACTTAACAGTTATGAGGCACGGCAGCGAATGCCTGAATCAAGGGAAACCAGTATCTTGGGCAGAATTCCTTCCACAAGAAGTGCAGATGATTTGCCTCGCATGACCTCATCAAGAAGTTCTTTTTCTCCTTGGACCTTAGATCATTTAAGACAACGATCACCAGACAGAGTAATGGGTGTTTCTAGGGGTATATCTCCCCCAACAAATGCTGAAGAGCTACAGAGAAGGCCACTGAACAGGACGTATGACAATGTGAGAGCAGTTCCATACATGGGCAAAGATGTTCTTGATGCTCCAAGGCCTGTGAGTACAGCATCTTTTGTTACAAAGTCCACAGTGCCTACCACTTCGGCAAAGCCTATGCCACCAGGTCGCCCAATTCCTCCTCCAAGCAGCATTGTACAAAAAAGTTCATACTCT GGAGATGAACAACAAACTGTTGAAGGCTTGCTACATTCACTGGGGTTGGGAAAATATGTCATCCTTTTCAAGGCAGAGGAA GTGGATATGACTGCATTGAAACAGATGGGGGAAAATGACCTGAAAGAGCTAGGAATACCTATG TATCCAGCTGCTAATCAAGGTGCGGATGACAACATTTGCA GGCCCTAG
- the LOC18609362 gene encoding uncharacterized protein LOC18609362 isoform X3 — MAEDSRGRVTITLGRRGQVVKRAGPASDVDFSDSLPVAGSKRSVRDRLGSNVDGSLLRGNQLNNKRQRGDGHTPSLNTNGLNDVRIGKDDLRLKLMQKNVFRRAQSDDNQKVMDLREKLSRMGQPPLNSYEARQRMPESRETSILGRIPSTRSADDLPRMTSSRSSFSPWTLDHLRQRSPDRVMGVSRGISPPTNAEELQRRPLNRTYDNVRAVPYMGKDVLDAPRPVSTASFVTKSTVPTTSAKPMPPGRPIPPPSSIVQKSSYSGDEQQTVEGLLHSLGLGKYVILFKAEEVDMTALKQMGENDLKELGIPMFCASVH, encoded by the exons ATGGCAGAAGATTCGCGGGGCCGTGTCACTATCACTCTCGGTCGTCGCGGCCAG GTGGTGAAGAGGGCAGGACCTGCATCAGATGTTGATTTTTCTGATTCTCTGCCTGTTGCTGGAAGTAAGCGGTCTGTAAGAGATAGGTTAGGAAGCAATGTAGATGGCTCCTTGTTGCGTGGAAACCAGCTCAACAACAAAAG ACAAAGAGGGGATGGTCATACACCAAGCTTGAACACTAATGGTTTGAATG atgTTCGCATTGGTAAAGATGACCTTCGCTTGAAACTCATGcaaaaaaatgtgtttagaCGGGCTCAGAGTGATGATAACCAGAAGGTCATGGACCTCCGTGAAAAGTTGTCAAGAATGGGACAGCCTCCACTTAACAGTTATGAGGCACGGCAGCGAATGCCTGAATCAAGGGAAACCAGTATCTTGGGCAGAATTCCTTCCACAAGAAGTGCAGATGATTTGCCTCGCATGACCTCATCAAGAAGTTCTTTTTCTCCTTGGACCTTAGATCATTTAAGACAACGATCACCAGACAGAGTAATGGGTGTTTCTAGGGGTATATCTCCCCCAACAAATGCTGAAGAGCTACAGAGAAGGCCACTGAACAGGACGTATGACAATGTGAGAGCAGTTCCATACATGGGCAAAGATGTTCTTGATGCTCCAAGGCCTGTGAGTACAGCATCTTTTGTTACAAAGTCCACAGTGCCTACCACTTCGGCAAAGCCTATGCCACCAGGTCGCCCAATTCCTCCTCCAAGCAGCATTGTACAAAAAAGTTCATACTCT GGAGATGAACAACAAACTGTTGAAGGCTTGCTACATTCACTGGGGTTGGGAAAATATGTCATCCTTTTCAAGGCAGAGGAA GTGGATATGACTGCATTGAAACAGATGGGGGAAAATGACCTGAAAGAGCTAGGAATACCTATG TTCTGTGCCTCTGTTCATTAA
- the LOC18609363 gene encoding zinc finger protein 5, producing MEMDASSLISQTCDGENGYSPAASCVEKKLRLFGFELNPSKNNDNSLKSSAEGDESVNSSSTRETPTKEKSSTGETDDKKFECQYCFKEFANSQALGGHQNAHKKERMKKKRLQLQAKRASINCYLQPFQNSLGFSYQGSTPWYYDSSCYSAPEITLYEESQISFNQYEHDAHLNGSQPSKWYALPSQMIPFQQDSSMFTLTHADRSRENRPVGLKPSALPSSKQSCKSLDLQLGLSLQSTIQSSSGSGI from the coding sequence ATGGAAATGGATGCCTCTAGTCTTATTTCTCAGACATGCGACGGTGAAAATGGTTATTCTCCAGCTGCCTCCTGTGTCGAGAAGAAGCTTAGATTGTTTGGCTTTGAGCTTAACCCGAGTAAGAACAATGACAACTCCCTGAAAAGTTCTGCTGAAGGCGATGAAAGTGTAAACTCATCATCTACCAGGGAGACTCCTACCAAGGAGAAAAGCTCAACAGGAGAGACTGATGACAAGAAGTTCGAGTGCCAATACTGCTTCAAGGAATTCGCAAACTCACAGGCGCTTGGAGGTCATCAAAATGCTCACAAGAAAGAgaggatgaagaagaaaaggttgCAGCTTCAAGCCAAGAGAGCCAGCATCAACTGTTACCTTCAACCTTTCCAAAACAGCCTTGGTTTCAGCTACCAAGGTTCCACTCCATGGTACTATGATTCTTCCTGTTACAGTGCTCCTGAGATCACTCTTTACGAGGAATCTCAAATCAGTTTCAACCAATACGAGCACGATGCCCATCTTAATGGCTCTCAGCCATCAAAATGGTATGCTCTGCCATCTCAAATGATCCCTTTTCAGCAAGATTCATCCATGTTCACGCTAACACACGCTGACAGATCGAGGGAAAACAGGCCTGTTGGTCTCAAGCCTTCCGCTTTGCCTTCATCAAAGCAAAGCTGTAAATCCTTGGATCTCCAATTAGGCCTCAGCTTGCAATCTACAATACAGAGTTCCTCTGGAAGTGGTATATAG
- the LOC18609364 gene encoding chaperone protein dnaJ 16: protein MPAHRSKSEKNDGMAKQLRRDPYEVLGVSRNSTDQEIKSAYRKMALKYHPDKNGNDPVAADMFKEVTFSYNILSDPDKRRQYDTAGFEAVESDNQELELDLSSLGAVNTMFAALFSKLGVPIKTTVSATVLEEALNGVVTIRPLLLEQPVSRKVEKQCAHFYSVTITEEEARDGFVCRVQSSDKSKFKLLYFDQEENGGLSLALQEDSAKTGKVTSAGMYFLGFPVYRLDQTVNSVAAAKDPDTAFFKKLDGFQPCEITELKPGTHVFAVYGDNFFKSVSYTIEAICAAPFIEEKENLRAVEAEILSKRVELSKFETEYREVLAQFTEMTSRYAKEMQEIDELLKQRNEIHASYTTAPPIKRSSSRSRSKGASKEVKEDGEVRDRKHSMRDRTKKKKWYNIRLKVDKRKPC from the exons ATGCCGGCACATCGATCCAAGTCGGAGAAAAACGACGGCATGGCGAAGCAGCTTCGGCGGGATCCCTATGAGGTACTTGGGGTCTCGAGGAACTCCACGGATCAGGAAATTAAGAGCGCGTACCGGAAAATGGCTCTCAA GTACCATCCTGATAAGAATGGAAATGATCCTGTCGCAGCTGATATGTTCAAGGAGGTCACATTTTCATATAATATCTTGTCTGATCCAGATAAAAGACGCCAGTATGACACAGCTGGTTTTGAG GCTGTTGAATCAGATAACCAAGAATTGGAGCTTGATCTTTCAAGTTTGGGGGCTGTGAACACCATGTTTGCTGCACTTTTTAG TAAACTTGGGGTTCCAATTAAGACCACTGTATCTGCAACTGTTTTGGAGGAGGCACTTAATGGTGTGGTCACTATTCGTCCACTTTTGCTAGAGCAACCTGTTTCTAGGAAG GTTGAAAAACAATGTGCTCACTTCTACTCTGTCACAATAACAGAAGAGGAAGCAAGAGATGGGTTTGTTTGCCGAGTACAATCATCTGATAAAAGCAAGTTCAAG TTATTGTATTTTGATCAAGAAGAGAACGGTGGATTAAGCCTTGCTCTTCAG GAGGACAGTGCAAAAACAGGAAAGGTTACATCTGCTGGAATGTATTTTCTTGGCTTCCCTGTGTATCGCTTGGATCAAACAGTCAACTCG GTAGCTGCTGCAAAGGATCCGGATACAGCTTTCTTCAAAAAACTGGATGGATTTCAACCATGTGAAATAACTGAATTAAAACCAGGCACTCATGTATTTGCTGTTTACG GTGACAACTTTTTTAAAAGTGTAAGCTACACTATAGAAGCTATTTGTGCTGCCCCTTTCATAGAGGAAAAGGAGAATCTTAGAGCTGTGGAGGCTGAGATTCTGTCCAAACGTGTGGAACTGTCAAAGTTTGAAACTGAATACAGAGAG GTCCTGGCACAATTTACAGAGATGACAAGCAGATATGCGAAGGAAATGCAAGAG ATCGATGAGCTTCTCAAACAAAGGAATGAGATTCATGCCTCATACACAACTGCTCCACCGATTAAGCGAAGTTCAAGTAGGAGTAGGAGTAAGGGTGCCTCCAAAGAGGTGAAAGAAGATGGTGAAGTGAGAGACAGAAAACATTCAATGAGGGATAGAActaagaagaagaaatggtaTAATATCCGCTTGAAAGTTGACAAGAGAAAGCCATGCTGA